A single window of Intrasporangium calvum DSM 43043 DNA harbors:
- a CDS encoding DUF3068 domain-containing protein yields MRRILGGIAIALGTALIVLGFLANPYVYNALATVPLDQKPAISESGTGDCSAEVNDCYTSRSEGTGMQVLRLWSDDQDKAHYDKLTDAHVRSTRTVIGVPGEVPQGDDRTAVWQTGVKSEAVGVGDLTYSMEVVTFDRVTGEAKGSPLDVRSAGDLDDPEKLVPVLHAGQFFKFPFNVEKKSYQFWDGDLSEAVAIEFIREENLFGTETYVFQQSIPSTRVTSRSVPAGIFDATGDDVEVDVMYANKRTLWVEPNTGIIVKGEEQLDRSLVSANYGTVYTTKGTIGYDQATVLENAETWGSKGRLLGFVRDTLKPVGLVTGGLLVVVGLVLLLLRPRPAEQAKGVEGLDGLRTSRSKVART; encoded by the coding sequence TTGCGTCGCATCCTCGGTGGCATTGCAATCGCTCTGGGCACCGCCCTGATCGTCCTGGGCTTCCTCGCGAACCCCTACGTCTACAACGCGCTCGCCACGGTCCCCCTGGACCAGAAGCCCGCGATCTCCGAGAGCGGAACCGGAGACTGCAGTGCCGAGGTGAACGACTGTTACACCTCGAGATCAGAGGGGACCGGGATGCAGGTCCTTCGACTCTGGTCGGACGATCAGGACAAGGCGCACTACGACAAGCTGACCGACGCCCACGTGCGGAGCACCCGCACCGTCATCGGCGTCCCCGGTGAGGTCCCCCAGGGGGACGACCGCACTGCGGTGTGGCAGACGGGCGTCAAGTCGGAGGCTGTCGGAGTTGGGGACCTGACCTACAGCATGGAGGTCGTCACCTTCGATCGCGTGACCGGAGAGGCCAAGGGGTCGCCCTTGGACGTCCGTTCGGCCGGTGACCTGGACGACCCGGAGAAGCTCGTGCCGGTCCTTCACGCGGGACAGTTCTTCAAGTTCCCGTTCAACGTCGAGAAGAAGTCGTACCAGTTCTGGGACGGGGACCTGAGCGAAGCGGTGGCCATCGAGTTCATCCGAGAGGAGAACCTCTTCGGCACCGAGACCTACGTGTTCCAGCAGTCCATCCCCTCCACGAGGGTGACCTCGAGGTCGGTCCCCGCCGGGATCTTCGACGCCACCGGTGACGACGTCGAGGTGGACGTCATGTACGCGAACAAGCGCACCCTGTGGGTGGAGCCCAACACGGGCATCATCGTCAAGGGTGAGGAGCAGCTGGATCGTTCGCTCGTCTCGGCGAACTACGGCACGGTCTACACGACGAAGGGCACGATCGGCTATGACCAGGCGACGGTCCTCGAGAACGCCGAGACCTGGGGCTCCAAGGGTCGACTCCTCGGCTTCGTCCGCGACACCCTGAAGCCGGTCGGTCTCGTGACCGGGGGGCTCCTGGTCGTGGTCGGCCTGGTGCTGCTGCTGCTCCGTCCCCGCCCGGCAGAGCAGGCCAAGGGCGTCGAGGGCCTCGACGGTCTGCGAACCAGTCGGAGCAAGGTCGCCCGCACCTGA
- a CDS encoding class I SAM-dependent methyltransferase yields MSEPTEALRRPAAAGETVQANRTWWDSEAAGYYAEHGAFLGDEDLVWGPERLREADARLLGELAGRRVLEIGAGSGQGARWVRAQGGEVVASDLSAGMIREGRGVNAALPPPHRVPFVQCDGRSLPFPDSTFDVVFTAYGVIPFVADSAVVLGEAARVLRPGGRFVFSTTHPIRWAFHDDPGPGGLTATHSYFDLTPYVEQDSTRRATYVEHHRTLGELVRQVTGAGLRLVDLVEPEWPEGHDETWGGWSPLRGRLIPGTAVFVCELHA; encoded by the coding sequence GTGAGCGAGCCCACGGAGGCCCTGAGACGTCCGGCTGCTGCCGGTGAGACGGTGCAGGCGAACCGAACGTGGTGGGACTCGGAGGCGGCCGGGTACTACGCCGAGCACGGCGCCTTCCTCGGCGACGAGGACCTGGTCTGGGGGCCGGAGCGGCTCCGCGAGGCCGACGCACGCCTGCTCGGCGAGCTCGCCGGTCGCCGGGTGCTCGAGATCGGTGCCGGCTCGGGCCAGGGGGCGCGCTGGGTCCGCGCGCAAGGCGGCGAGGTGGTCGCCAGCGACCTGTCCGCCGGGATGATCCGCGAGGGTCGTGGCGTGAACGCTGCCCTGCCGCCCCCGCATCGCGTGCCCTTCGTGCAGTGCGACGGCCGCTCTCTGCCCTTCCCGGACAGCACCTTCGACGTCGTGTTCACCGCATACGGGGTGATCCCCTTCGTCGCGGACTCCGCTGTGGTGCTGGGTGAGGCTGCGCGCGTCCTGCGACCCGGCGGACGGTTCGTCTTCTCCACGACGCACCCGATCCGGTGGGCCTTCCACGACGACCCCGGGCCCGGCGGCCTGACTGCCACCCACTCGTACTTCGACCTCACCCCCTACGTCGAGCAGGACTCGACCCGGCGCGCTACCTACGTGGAGCACCACCGGACCCTGGGCGAGCTCGTGCGACAGGTGACCGGGGCGGGGCTGCGCCTCGTGGACCTCGTGGAGCCGGAGTGGCCCGAGGGACACGACGAGACCTGGGGAGGGTGGTCCCCACTGCGCGGTCGGCTCATCCCCGGTACCGCGGTCTTCGTCTGCGAGCTGCACGCCTGA
- the rpsA gene encoding 30S ribosomal protein S1 — protein MTANTVEKTAPEVAINDIGSQEDILAAIDATIKDFNDGDIVEGRIVKVDRDEVLLDIGYKTEGVIPSRELSIKHDVDPGEIVKVGDEVEALVLQKEDKEGRLILSKKRAQYERAWGTIEKIKEEDGVVTGTVIEVVKGGLILDIGLRGFLPASLVEMRRVRDLQPYVGKEIEAKIIELDKNRNNVVLSRRAWLEQTQSEVRTTFLKELQKGQVRQGVVSSIVNFGAFVDLGGVDGLVHVSELSWKHIDHPSEVVEVGTDVTVEVLDVDMDRERVSLSLKATQEDPWQHFARTHAIGQVVPGKVTKLVPFGAFVRVEDGIEGLVHISELAERHVELPEQVVNVADEIFVKVIDIDLERRRISLSLKQANDESVPVSEFDPTLYGMAAEYDEQGNYKYPEGFDPETNEWLEGYETQREKWERQYAEAHARWEAHKAQVDAASKADAEAASNVGMATSYSSASGGSSESQSTPAPAEGTLASDEALAALREKLTGN, from the coding sequence ATGACTGCCAACACGGTCGAGAAGACCGCGCCTGAGGTCGCCATCAACGACATCGGCTCTCAGGAAGACATCCTTGCCGCGATCGACGCGACCATCAAGGACTTCAATGACGGCGACATCGTCGAAGGTCGCATCGTCAAGGTCGACCGGGACGAGGTCCTGCTCGACATCGGCTACAAGACCGAGGGCGTCATCCCCTCGCGCGAGCTGTCCATCAAGCACGACGTCGACCCTGGCGAGATCGTCAAGGTCGGTGACGAGGTCGAGGCCCTCGTCCTCCAGAAGGAGGACAAGGAAGGTCGCCTGATCCTGTCCAAGAAGCGCGCCCAGTACGAGCGCGCGTGGGGCACGATCGAGAAGATCAAGGAAGAGGACGGCGTCGTCACCGGCACCGTCATCGAGGTCGTCAAGGGTGGGCTCATCCTCGACATCGGCCTCCGTGGCTTCCTGCCGGCGTCCCTCGTCGAGATGCGCCGGGTCCGCGACCTCCAGCCGTACGTCGGCAAGGAGATCGAGGCCAAGATCATCGAGCTCGACAAGAACCGCAACAACGTGGTCCTGTCGCGCCGTGCGTGGCTCGAGCAGACGCAGTCCGAGGTTCGCACCACGTTCCTCAAGGAGCTCCAGAAGGGCCAGGTCCGTCAGGGCGTCGTCAGCAGCATCGTCAACTTCGGTGCGTTCGTCGACCTGGGTGGCGTGGACGGTCTCGTCCACGTGTCCGAGCTGTCCTGGAAGCACATCGACCACCCGTCCGAGGTCGTCGAGGTCGGCACGGACGTCACCGTCGAGGTCCTCGACGTGGACATGGACCGCGAGCGTGTCTCCCTGTCGCTGAAGGCGACCCAGGAGGACCCGTGGCAGCACTTCGCGCGGACCCACGCCATCGGTCAGGTCGTGCCCGGCAAGGTCACCAAGCTCGTTCCCTTCGGCGCGTTCGTGCGCGTCGAGGACGGCATCGAGGGCCTCGTGCACATCTCCGAGCTGGCCGAGCGTCACGTCGAGCTTCCTGAGCAGGTCGTCAACGTCGCGGACGAGATCTTCGTCAAGGTCATCGACATCGACCTCGAGCGCCGCCGGATCTCCCTCTCGCTCAAGCAGGCCAACGACGAGAGCGTCCCCGTGTCGGAGTTCGACCCGACGCTCTACGGCATGGCTGCCGAGTACGACGAGCAGGGCAACTACAAGTACCCGGAGGGCTTCGACCCGGAGACCAACGAGTGGCTCGAGGGTTACGAGACGCAGCGGGAGAAGTGGGAGCGGCAGTACGCCGAGGCCCATGCTCGCTGGGAGGCCCACAAGGCCCAGGTCGACGCCGCGAGCAAGGCGGACGCGGAGGCTGCGTCCAACGTGGGGATGGCGACGTCGTACTCGTCCGCGAGCGGTGGCTCGTCGGAGAGCCAGTCGACGCCGGCCCCCGCCGAGGGGACCCTGGCCTCGGACGAGGCGCTCGCCGCGCTTCGCGAGAAGCTGACGGGCAACTGA
- a CDS encoding glycerophosphodiester phosphodiesterase family protein yields the protein MQQLLASPDPALRAATPGMPPPLPADRGTTGPDRPRRWPGRQLDIQGHRGARALVVENTIPSFLAAFDAGATGVELDVRLTADGQVVVWHDPRIEAEKCRPTAEDLIGARVDELTLEQLRTIDVGSRRLSAFPRQRDVPDARIATLPEVLEVGRDRAPEVWWTIELKVDPTEPGVRETRGRLLDGVLEAVAAAGTARRSLIHSFDWAVLELARDQAPELQRSALVVTGVTYTDGSPWLGSLDWREHGDDLAGAVAAVGAHVVSPHHGSVDADLVSRAHDLGLGVLPWTVNEPDDLRRVVAAGVDGLITDDPELALSVVG from the coding sequence GTGCAGCAGCTCCTGGCTTCGCCGGACCCAGCGCTCCGGGCCGCCACCCCGGGGATGCCCCCGCCGCTTCCCGCCGACCGTGGGACCACGGGTCCAGATCGTCCCCGGCGGTGGCCGGGTCGTCAGCTGGACATCCAGGGACACCGAGGCGCGCGGGCCCTCGTCGTCGAGAACACCATCCCCAGCTTCCTCGCCGCGTTCGACGCAGGCGCGACGGGCGTGGAGCTCGACGTCCGGCTGACGGCCGACGGGCAGGTGGTCGTCTGGCACGATCCCCGGATCGAGGCCGAGAAGTGCCGACCCACCGCCGAGGACCTCATCGGGGCGCGGGTCGACGAGCTGACTCTGGAGCAGCTGCGGACGATCGACGTCGGCTCGCGGCGTCTGTCCGCGTTCCCTCGCCAGCGTGATGTCCCGGATGCCCGGATCGCGACGCTGCCCGAGGTGCTCGAGGTCGGTCGCGACCGGGCTCCCGAGGTCTGGTGGACGATCGAGCTGAAGGTGGACCCGACAGAGCCGGGGGTCAGGGAGACCAGGGGCCGGCTGCTCGACGGCGTCCTGGAGGCGGTCGCTGCGGCCGGTACGGCTCGACGGTCGCTGATCCACTCGTTCGACTGGGCGGTCCTCGAGCTCGCGCGTGATCAGGCGCCCGAGCTGCAGCGCTCGGCGCTGGTCGTCACCGGGGTCACCTACACCGACGGGTCGCCCTGGCTCGGCAGCCTCGACTGGCGCGAGCACGGCGACGACCTGGCCGGAGCGGTCGCCGCCGTGGGCGCCCACGTCGTGTCGCCCCACCACGGTTCCGTCGACGCCGACCTGGTGAGCCGGGCCCATGACCTCGGGCTCGGCGTCCTGCCGTGGACGGTCAACGAGCCCGACGACCTCCGGCGCGTCGTCGCCGCCGGGGTGGACGGTCTCATCACCGACGACCCGGAGCTCGCGCTGTCCGTCGTGGGCTGA
- the coaE gene encoding dephospho-CoA kinase produces MLRVGVTGGIGSGKSTVARRLAERGAVVIDADQVAREIMEPGEPVLEEVRTRFGDGVIRPDGTLDRAGLAGIVFTDPGALAALDAITGPAIGRRVARRRSEVPPGTVSVFDMPLLVERGLWVHEHVAVVVEAALETRVHRLVDQRGLDEQDARNRIAAQASDAERRAACDIVLTNDGTTSELADAVDTLWRDRLAPWNDNLVHSRPSRRPDRGAVVAPRSDWGERGARLVARVAHALRDVSAVTEVEHIGSTAVPHLPAKDVLDLQVGVRDLEIADSPAFTTAMREAGLVRFAHLTRDSPQPPDLDPDGWPKRVYGSTDPLSIAHVHVRRTGSPGWRLALLFRDWLTHEVEGRDSYAAEKSRLLAMDDRTSAYAAAKEPWFAAALPRAEAWATATSWSPR; encoded by the coding sequence ATGCTGCGCGTCGGAGTGACCGGAGGCATCGGCTCGGGCAAGTCCACCGTGGCCCGTCGCCTCGCCGAGCGGGGCGCCGTCGTCATCGACGCCGACCAGGTCGCGCGCGAGATCATGGAACCCGGCGAGCCGGTGCTCGAGGAGGTGCGGACGCGCTTCGGGGACGGCGTGATCCGTCCCGATGGCACGCTCGACCGAGCTGGCCTGGCGGGCATCGTCTTCACCGATCCCGGTGCGCTGGCCGCCCTGGACGCGATCACCGGCCCGGCGATCGGCCGCCGCGTCGCCCGGCGCCGTTCAGAGGTGCCTCCCGGAACGGTCTCGGTGTTCGACATGCCACTCCTCGTCGAGCGGGGGCTCTGGGTCCACGAGCACGTGGCCGTCGTCGTCGAGGCGGCGCTCGAGACCCGGGTCCACCGCCTCGTGGACCAGCGCGGGCTGGATGAGCAGGACGCGCGCAACCGGATCGCCGCCCAGGCGTCGGACGCGGAGCGCCGCGCCGCGTGCGACATCGTCCTGACGAATGACGGGACGACGTCGGAGCTCGCGGACGCCGTCGACACTCTGTGGCGCGACCGGCTCGCCCCGTGGAATGACAACCTCGTGCACTCACGACCCTCACGCAGGCCCGACCGTGGGGCGGTCGTGGCGCCCCGCAGCGACTGGGGCGAGCGGGGCGCTCGCTTGGTCGCCCGGGTCGCCCACGCGCTCCGGGACGTCAGCGCGGTCACCGAGGTGGAGCACATCGGCTCCACCGCCGTCCCGCACCTGCCCGCCAAGGACGTGCTCGACCTCCAGGTCGGGGTGCGCGACCTGGAGATCGCCGACTCACCCGCCTTCACCACCGCCATGCGGGAGGCCGGACTGGTCCGCTTCGCGCACCTGACGAGGGACTCGCCACAGCCACCCGACCTCGACCCCGACGGGTGGCCCAAGCGGGTGTACGGCTCGACCGATCCCCTGAGCATCGCGCACGTCCATGTGCGCCGGACCGGTTCACCGGGCTGGCGGCTCGCCCTGCTCTTCAGGGACTGGCTCACGCACGAGGTCGAGGGGCGCGACTCCTATGCCGCCGAGAAGAGCCGGTTGCTCGCCATGGACGACCGCACCTCCGCCTACGCAGCAGCGAAGGAGCCGTGGTTCGCCGCTGCCCTGCCCCGGGCGGAGGCCTGGGCGACGGCAACGAGCTGGTCCCCGCGCTGA
- a CDS encoding lipoyl protein ligase domain-containing protein yields the protein MRGEYKVPGGKLVAVDLNVSDGRLSEVSISGDFFLEPDEALEDINAALSGLSADAGVEHLAAAVDGALDGAVSLIGFTPEAIGIAVRRALGKATGWHDHVFDVIPPLTLDPAVHVALDEVIAREVATGERPPTLRFWDWDRPLVVIGSFQSVRNEVDPDGAARHGIEVVRRISGGGAMFMEPGNTITYSLVVPSSLVEGLSFERSYSFLDEWVIAALADVGVRAHFVPLNDIASDQGKIGGAAQKRFVAGAVLHHVTMAYDIDADKMLEVLRIGREKLSDKGTRSANKRVDPMRSQTGMSREAIIDSFMASFARAHRTTPAAYSDSELAAAKELVESKFATEEWTHRVP from the coding sequence GTGAGAGGTGAGTACAAGGTCCCCGGCGGCAAGCTCGTCGCGGTCGACCTCAACGTGTCCGACGGACGGTTGTCCGAGGTCAGCATCTCGGGGGACTTCTTCCTCGAGCCGGACGAGGCGCTGGAGGACATCAACGCCGCCCTCAGCGGGCTGTCGGCCGACGCCGGGGTGGAGCACCTCGCGGCTGCGGTCGACGGAGCCCTCGACGGGGCGGTCTCGCTCATCGGCTTCACCCCCGAGGCCATCGGCATCGCCGTCCGTCGCGCCCTCGGCAAGGCCACCGGGTGGCACGACCACGTGTTCGACGTCATCCCGCCCCTCACGCTGGACCCGGCCGTGCACGTCGCCCTCGACGAGGTCATCGCCCGGGAGGTCGCCACGGGGGAGCGCCCCCCGACGCTGCGATTCTGGGACTGGGACCGTCCCCTCGTCGTCATCGGCTCCTTCCAGAGCGTGCGCAACGAGGTCGACCCCGACGGTGCGGCCCGGCACGGCATCGAGGTCGTCCGCCGCATCTCCGGCGGAGGCGCCATGTTCATGGAGCCCGGCAACACCATCACCTACTCGCTCGTCGTGCCGAGCTCGCTCGTCGAAGGTCTGAGCTTCGAGCGTTCCTACTCGTTCCTCGACGAGTGGGTCATCGCTGCGCTCGCGGACGTCGGGGTCCGGGCGCACTTCGTGCCGCTCAACGACATCGCGAGCGACCAGGGCAAGATCGGCGGGGCCGCCCAGAAGCGGTTCGTGGCCGGCGCCGTCCTCCACCACGTGACGATGGCCTACGACATCGACGCGGACAAGATGCTCGAGGTGCTGCGGATCGGCCGGGAGAAGCTGTCCGACAAGGGCACGCGCTCCGCGAACAAGCGGGTCGACCCGATGCGGTCGCAGACCGGGATGTCGCGCGAGGCCATCATCGACAGCTTCATGGCCTCGTTCGCCCGGGCGCACCGCACGACTCCCGCGGCCTACTCGGACTCCGAGCTGGCCGCTGCGAAGGAGCTCGTGGAGTCCAAGTTCGCAACGGAGGAGTGGACCCACCGGGTCCCGTGA
- the uvrB gene encoding excinuclease ABC subunit UvrB yields the protein MRPTTDLQRTVAPFQVISEYQPSGDQPRAIDELTRRIRAGEQDVVLLGATGTGKSATTAWLIEQVQRPTLVMAPNKTLAAQLANEFRELLPNNAVEYFVSYYDYYQPEAYIPQTDTYIEKDSSVNDEVERLRHSATNSLLTRRDVIVVASVSCIYGLGTPQEYVDRMARIKVGEEVDRDSLLRRFVEMQYTRNDLAFTRGTFRVRGDTVEIIPVYEELAIRIEFFGDEIERIYTLHPVTGEVVHEEQEMYVFPASHYVAGPERMERAIRGIELELEDQLASFEKQGKLLEAQRLRMRTAYDIEMMRQVGFCSGIENYSRHIDGRGPGSAPNCLIDYFPDDFLLVIDESHQTVPQIGAMYEGDMSRKRMLVEHGFRLPSAMDNRPLKWEEFLERIGQTVYLSATPGEYELAKSGRSGPPVEQIIRPTGLIDPEVVLKPTKGQIDDLMDEIRIRVDRNERVLVTTLTKKMAEDLTDYLLDKGIRVRYLHSDIDTLRRVELLRELRQGVFDVLVGINLLREGLDLPEVSLVSILDADKEGFLRSARSLIQTIGRAARNVSGQVHMYADKITPSMQEALDETNRRRDKQLAYNREKGIDPQPLRKKIADITDLLQREDADTQELIGSGRMQSRGKSGAARGAVAADVGVSSGRRGERPADLAAADLAGLIQEMTEQMHQAAAELHFELAARLRDEVSDLKRELRQMTQATR from the coding sequence ATGCGTCCCACGACCGATCTCCAGCGCACCGTGGCCCCGTTCCAGGTGATCTCGGAGTACCAGCCGAGCGGGGACCAGCCCCGGGCCATCGACGAGCTCACCCGACGGATCAGGGCGGGCGAGCAGGACGTCGTCCTCCTCGGTGCGACCGGCACCGGCAAGTCCGCCACGACCGCCTGGCTGATCGAGCAGGTGCAGCGCCCCACCCTCGTGATGGCGCCCAACAAGACGCTCGCCGCGCAGCTCGCCAACGAGTTCCGCGAGCTGCTGCCCAACAACGCCGTCGAGTACTTCGTCTCGTACTACGACTACTACCAGCCTGAGGCCTACATCCCGCAGACCGACACCTACATCGAGAAGGACAGCTCGGTCAACGACGAGGTCGAGCGGCTGCGGCACTCCGCGACCAACTCCTTGCTGACCCGGCGCGACGTCATCGTCGTCGCGTCCGTCTCGTGCATCTACGGACTCGGCACCCCCCAGGAGTACGTCGACCGGATGGCGCGGATCAAGGTCGGCGAGGAGGTCGACCGGGACTCGCTGCTGCGTCGCTTCGTCGAGATGCAGTACACCCGCAACGACCTCGCCTTCACGCGGGGGACCTTCCGGGTGCGCGGCGACACCGTCGAGATCATCCCCGTCTACGAGGAGCTCGCGATCCGCATCGAGTTCTTCGGCGACGAGATCGAGCGGATCTACACGCTCCACCCGGTCACCGGCGAGGTGGTCCACGAGGAGCAGGAGATGTATGTCTTCCCCGCCTCCCACTACGTCGCCGGCCCGGAACGGATGGAGCGGGCCATCCGCGGGATCGAGCTCGAGCTCGAGGACCAGCTGGCCAGCTTCGAGAAGCAGGGCAAGCTCCTCGAGGCCCAGCGGCTGCGGATGCGCACCGCCTACGACATCGAGATGATGCGCCAGGTCGGGTTCTGCTCCGGCATCGAGAACTACTCGCGCCACATCGACGGGCGCGGGCCCGGGTCGGCGCCGAACTGCCTGATCGACTACTTCCCGGACGACTTCCTCCTCGTCATCGACGAGTCGCACCAGACCGTCCCGCAGATCGGGGCCATGTACGAGGGCGACATGTCCCGCAAACGGATGCTCGTCGAGCACGGCTTCCGCCTCCCGAGCGCGATGGACAACCGGCCGCTGAAGTGGGAGGAGTTCCTCGAGCGGATCGGACAGACCGTGTACCTGTCCGCCACGCCGGGGGAGTACGAGCTGGCCAAGTCGGGCCGGAGCGGACCCCCCGTCGAGCAGATCATCCGCCCGACCGGTCTCATCGACCCCGAGGTGGTGCTCAAGCCGACGAAGGGCCAGATCGACGACCTGATGGACGAGATCCGGATCCGCGTCGACCGCAACGAGCGCGTGCTCGTCACGACCCTGACGAAGAAGATGGCCGAGGACCTCACCGACTACCTGCTCGACAAGGGGATCCGGGTCCGCTACCTGCACAGCGACATCGACACGTTGCGCCGGGTCGAGCTGCTGCGCGAGCTGCGCCAGGGCGTCTTCGACGTCCTCGTCGGTATCAACCTGCTGCGCGAGGGCCTCGACCTGCCCGAGGTGTCCTTGGTGTCGATCCTCGACGCCGACAAGGAGGGCTTCCTGCGCTCCGCCCGGTCGCTGATCCAGACGATCGGCCGCGCCGCCCGCAACGTCTCCGGCCAGGTCCACATGTACGCCGACAAGATCACCCCCTCGATGCAGGAGGCGCTCGACGAGACCAACCGGCGCCGGGACAAGCAGCTGGCCTACAACCGCGAGAAGGGGATCGACCCCCAGCCCCTGCGCAAGAAGATCGCCGACATCACCGACCTGCTCCAGCGTGAGGACGCCGACACCCAGGAGCTGATCGGTTCCGGCCGGATGCAGTCCCGCGGCAAGAGCGGCGCCGCACGAGGCGCCGTCGCGGCCGACGTGGGCGTGTCGAGCGGTCGCCGTGGGGAGCGACCGGCCGACCTGGCCGCGGCCGACCTCGCCGGGCTCATCCAGGAGATGACCGAGCAGATGCACCAAGCAGCCGCCGAGCTCCATTTCGAGCTGGCTGCCCGGCTCCGGGACGAGGTCAGCGACCTGAAGCGGGAGCTGCGCCAGATGACCCAGGCCACCCGCTGA
- a CDS encoding TerC family protein: protein MHVPLWGWYLTIGLMTIVLLIDVFVIARRPHVPSMGEAGRHLAFYVTAAVLFGLFVWWEWGGQYAGEFYAGWLTEYSLSVDNLFVFLLIMQSFRVPQRLQQSALMIGIIIAILLRGVFIALGAVVINAYAWVFYIFGAFLIYTAIKLAKGGEADDDEYHENRFLIWVEKTFRATKEWHGAHLTIVQGGKRLITPMMIVILALGTTDLLFALDSIPAIYGLTKEPFLVLTANIFALMGLRQLYFLIGGLLKRLVYLSIGLAVLLGFIGVKLILHALHENNLPFLNGGEPLHGVPDIPISVSLGAIVVILGITTVASLLKTRRDARADARAASVDAGTGSRDA, encoded by the coding sequence ATGCACGTTCCCCTCTGGGGCTGGTACCTCACGATCGGCTTGATGACGATCGTGCTGCTCATCGATGTCTTCGTCATCGCCCGCAGACCCCACGTCCCCTCGATGGGGGAGGCGGGCCGGCACCTCGCGTTCTACGTCACGGCGGCGGTCCTCTTCGGCCTGTTCGTCTGGTGGGAGTGGGGCGGGCAGTACGCCGGGGAGTTCTACGCCGGCTGGCTGACCGAGTACTCCCTGTCGGTGGACAACCTCTTCGTCTTCCTGCTCATCATGCAGAGCTTCCGGGTGCCGCAGCGGTTGCAGCAGTCCGCCCTCATGATCGGCATCATCATCGCGATCCTGCTGCGCGGCGTCTTCATCGCCCTCGGCGCCGTCGTCATCAACGCGTACGCCTGGGTCTTCTACATCTTCGGCGCCTTCCTCATCTACACGGCGATCAAACTCGCCAAGGGCGGCGAGGCGGACGACGACGAGTACCACGAGAACCGGTTCCTGATCTGGGTCGAGAAGACCTTCCGGGCGACCAAGGAGTGGCACGGCGCCCACCTGACCATCGTCCAGGGCGGCAAGCGCCTGATCACCCCGATGATGATCGTCATCCTGGCGCTCGGCACGACCGACCTGCTCTTCGCCCTCGACTCGATCCCCGCGATCTACGGGCTGACGAAGGAGCCGTTCCTCGTCCTGACCGCCAACATCTTCGCCCTGATGGGCCTGCGCCAGCTGTACTTCCTGATCGGCGGGCTGCTCAAGCGCCTCGTCTACCTGAGCATCGGCCTGGCCGTCCTCCTCGGCTTCATCGGCGTCAAGCTCATTCTGCACGCCCTGCACGAGAACAACCTGCCGTTCCTCAACGGCGGCGAACCCCTGCACGGCGTGCCGGACATCCCGATCAGCGTCTCCCTCGGCGCCATCGTGGTCATCCTCGGCATCACCACGGTTGCCAGCCTCCTCAAGACGCGCCGGGACGCTCGTGCCGACGCGCGGGCCGCGTCCGTCGACGCGGGCACCGGCAGCCGCGACGCCTGA
- a CDS encoding EamA family transporter — MPRPRLTLDRSTAPLLVFAGVVSVQFGGALAATLVPRIGAVGSVLMRLAFAMVILCAVARPRLRGRSGRAWGTVVLFGVALAAMNTAFYSSLAYLPIGVAVTVEFLGPLALAAVLSRRPRDLTAVLAAGLGVALVSGATDATWGRFEPIGLLWAGAAGVLWAAYIVLSQRTGTLFDGVDGLAVALVVASLVVMPFGLTSVDSWTPEILALGLGIAVLSSVLPYSFELMALRHLSQSVFGILLSLEPAVAALAGLIVLGQVLDGRQVLGLLLVVVASAIVLSAKREQDPPDAVTGSG, encoded by the coding sequence GTGCCGCGCCCCCGCCTGACACTGGATCGCTCCACGGCCCCTCTGCTCGTGTTCGCCGGTGTCGTCTCCGTCCAGTTCGGTGGCGCTCTGGCCGCGACCCTGGTCCCCCGGATCGGGGCGGTGGGGTCGGTGCTGATGCGCCTCGCCTTCGCCATGGTCATCCTCTGTGCCGTGGCCCGGCCACGGCTGCGCGGCCGCTCCGGTCGGGCGTGGGGCACCGTGGTCCTCTTCGGAGTTGCGCTGGCCGCGATGAACACCGCGTTCTACTCCTCGCTCGCCTACCTGCCGATCGGCGTCGCCGTGACCGTGGAGTTCCTGGGGCCGTTGGCCCTCGCGGCGGTCCTCAGCCGACGGCCGCGCGACCTCACCGCGGTGCTGGCTGCGGGGCTCGGGGTCGCACTCGTCTCCGGGGCGACCGACGCCACGTGGGGTCGGTTCGAGCCGATCGGCCTGCTCTGGGCGGGAGCGGCCGGCGTCCTGTGGGCCGCCTACATCGTCCTCAGTCAGCGCACCGGGACGCTGTTCGACGGCGTCGACGGACTCGCCGTCGCGCTCGTCGTCGCCAGCCTCGTCGTCATGCCGTTCGGCCTCACGTCCGTCGACTCGTGGACGCCCGAGATCCTCGCCCTCGGGCTGGGGATCGCGGTGCTCAGCTCGGTCCTGCCCTACTCGTTCGAGCTGATGGCCTTGCGCCACCTGAGCCAGAGCGTCTTCGGCATCCTGCTGAGCCTCGAACCCGCGGTGGCAGCCCTGGCCGGGCTCATCGTCCTCGGACAGGTCCTCGACGGGAGGCAGGTGCTCGGGCTCCTGCTCGTCGTCGTCGCGAGCGCGATCGTCCTCAGTGCGAAGCGGGAGCAGGACCCGCCGGATGCCGTGACCGGGTCGGGGTGA